A region from the Melanotaenia boesemani isolate fMelBoe1 chromosome 11, fMelBoe1.pri, whole genome shotgun sequence genome encodes:
- the mfsd10 gene encoding major facilitator superfamily domain-containing protein 10, with the protein MSAVNKSAEDGGSFSSKVIGFVFIILLLDLLGFTLILPLLPSILEHYAQTGDVVYQSLQSIVDWFREAVGIPLEKKYNIVLFGGLIGSLFSLLQFLSSPVTGALSDRYGRRPLLILTTLGLMSSYGVWAVSRSFSMFLLFRVIGGICKGNVSLCTAIIADLPCPKARNRGMAMIGVAFSLGFTVGPLMGAYFAISSRTTGNVLYETPALLALAFSVADLLFIWLMLPETLAKDVKASSSECGDSWDLLNPLSLFHFAAVTRTKDPPSKERMQKLQVLGLVYFCYLFLFSGLEFTLSFLTHQRFQFTSMQQGKMFFFIGVIMALIQGGYARRIKPGQHIKAVRMAIATLIPAFILIGLSWNITMLYIGLALYSYAAALVVPCLSTVVSDHGSANQKGTVMGILRSLGALARALGPVISSSVYWIAGAQTCFLITSASFVIPLALLGKTRQLKGE; encoded by the exons ATGTCCGCTGTGAACAAATCAGCAGAGGATGGAGGCTCCTTCTCATCAAAGGTCATCGGCTTTGTGTTTATCATCCTGTTGCTGGACCTGCTGGGATTTACTCTGATTTTGCCTTTGCTGCCATCCATTTTAGAACATTATGCACAAACTGGG GATGTTGTTTATCAGTCTCTGCAGAGCATTGTGGACTGGTTTAGGGAGGCGGTTGGAATTCctctagaaaaaaaatacaacatcgTCCTTTTTGGAG GTCTTATTGGGTCACTGTTTTCTTTGCTGCAGTTCCTGTCGTCGCCTGTAACAGGGGCTCTGTCTGACCGATATGGCAGACGACCCCTGCTCATTCTTACCACA TTAGGGTTGATGTCTTCCTATGGGGTCTGGGCTGTTTCCCGAAGCTTCAGCATGTTCCTTTTGTTTCGGGTAATTGGGGGCATTTGTAAGGGCAACGTCAGCCTGTGCACTGCCATCATAGCTGACCTGCCTTGTCCAAAAGCACGGAACAGAGGAATG GCAATGATTGGCGTTGCATTCTCTTTGGGGTTCACTGTTGGTCCTCTGATGGGTGCCTACTTTGCCATCAGCTCCAGAACAACAGGAAATGTCCTCTATGAAACTCCAGCTCTGCTTGCCTTGGCCTTCAGCGTGGCCGATCTGCTATTCATTTGGTTGATGCTGCCAGAGACATTAGCAAAGGATGTAAAG GCTTCATCTTCAGAGTGTGGGGACTCATGGGACCTCCTCAACCCACTTTCGTTGTTCCATTTTGCAGCTGTTACTCGGACAAAAGATCCACCTTCAAAAGAAA GAATGCAGAAGCTCCAAGTGTTAGGTCTGGTTTATTTCTGTTACCTCTTCCTGTTCTCCGGTCTGGAGTTTACTTTGAGTTTTCTGACTCATCAGCGCTTCCAGTTTACAAG TATGCAGCAAGGAAAGATGTTCTTCTTCATCGGTGTTATCATGGCTTTAATCCAGGGGGGTTATGCTCGAAGAATCAAGCCTGGACAACATATCAAGGCTGTTCGTATG gCAATCGCAACATTAATCCCAGCATTTATCCTCATTGGGTTATCATGGAACATAACAATGCTTTATATCGGCTTGGCATTATACTCCTATG CAGCAGCACTGGTAGTGCCCTGCCTGTCAACCGTTGTGTCAGACCATG gttcagccaatcagaagggCACCGTGATGGGGATTCTGCGTAGTTTGGGTGCCCTGGCCAGAGCACTCGGACCAGTTATATCATCATCTG TTTACTGGATTGCAGGAGCTCAGACCTGCTTTCTCATCACATCAGCCTCTTTTGTGATACCCCTCGCTCTCTTGGGCAAAACCAGGCAGTTAAAAGGGGAGTGA